In Aquincola tertiaricarbonis, the genomic stretch TAGGCGATTTCACGGCCCTTGAGCGCGGCCTGGGCGGCCGGCAGCGTGTCGATCTGCTGGCGCGTCCACCACGGCTTGCGCTGGCCCAGGTCGGCCGGCGCGCGGTGCAGCGGAATGCGGAAGTTGCCGCGCGGCAGCCGACTGGCTTCCACCAGCGGCTCGAAGTAGCCGGTGATCAGGCCGTCGGGGTCGGGCCGGTCCAGCGCCTCGATGCGGTAGGGCTGCAGCCGTTGCATGAACCACTGGCGGGCGCTCCCGTCGTCGGCCGGCGGCGGCGACAGCAGCGCCTCGGCGCACAGCCGGCTCCAGCCCGGGGCCGGGCGCTCGCAGCCGCGCACGAAGGCGCGCCAGGCGTCGGCGGCGCGGTCACCGTCCCAGCCGGGCAGCTCGGACCAGCCCACCGGAATCCAGCGCGCATTGGGCCGGTCCAGGGTGCCGGGCGGCCAGCTGGCCGGCGCCGGCACCGAAGGCGCGGTGGCCACCGCTGCCGGGCTGGTGGGTGCCGGTGCGGGCCGGGGCGGTTCGTCGGGCGGCGGCAGCGGCGTGGTGGTGCAGGCCGCCAGCACCGCGGCGGCGGCCGCGCCCAGGGTGGCGCGAAGGGTTCGGTAAGCTCGGTGCATGTGGCTACTTCTGCTGGAAGCGCTGGGTGCGCTGGCCGTTCTCATCTTCATCGTCTGGTGGACCATGTTCTCGGGCCGGCGCAAGGGCGAACGGCGCGACGACCGGGACGAGCGCTGAACCTCAGCTCATGATTTTGGTGGCACCAGGAAGCTCAGCGGCTGGGTGACCAGCCGGCGGCGGATGGCCGCGTAGATGTGCTTGCGCTCACGCACGCGGATGCCGCGCGAGCGCATCGCCACCTTGAAGGCCAGCCAGAAGCTGACAGTGAGGTTGAGCATGCCGGTGAGCACGATGCCGGCCACGCACCACCAGAAGGGCGCCGTCTGCAGCAGCGAGGCGCCGTGCGCCCCCACCGCGGCGGCCAGCTGGCCGGTGGACAGGGTGACGTGGCGCACCTCGATCGGCAGGCCGAAGAAGGCGGCCACCACCGGCACCACGCCCAGCATCATGCCCAGCGACACGTTGGCCGCCAGGCCCGAGATGTTGTGCCGCCACCAGTTGGCCCAGCGCTGCGCCCGCGCCGGCCCCAGGCGGGCGACGATGCGCGGGTTCCAGGCGATGGCGCCGTCCAGCCGGTGGAAGACGAACCAGTTCTCGGTCCAGCCGGCGATCAGCGAGCTGGCGAACAGCAGCACGCCGGTGAAGGCGGCATACAGCGGCGTGGGGCCCAGCAGCGTCAGCGAGTGCAGCACGTAGTCGGCCTCCTGCGGGCCCACCAGCGGGCGGCCGAAGGCCACCTGGCACAGGTACTGCACCGCCAGCACCACCGGCCCGCACACCGCCAGGTTGCCGACGATGCCGGCCACCTGCGAGCGGATCAGGTGCGCCACCTGGTCGACGAAGCCTTCCACCGCGGCCACGTCGTCGGCCTGGCCGCGGGTGCTGGCGGCGCTGCGCACCTCGGCCAGCTTGGCGGCCATGGCAGGCGCCGTCATCGCGGGCTGCTTGGTGGCCACCGTCCAGTGCAGCAGCATGATGAGCACGAAGCTCAGCGCGTAGTTGGCACCGGCCCAGAAGCCGCCCCAGAAGGCCGACAGCCCCAGGGCCATGACGCCGAACTTGACGTAGGTGGTGCCGGCGATCACCAGCCCGCCGCCGGCCGCGCGGCGCAGCATGCCGGCGTATTGCTGGCGGGTGCGGGTGATGTAGTGGTCGCCCGTCTCGGCGCTGCGCTCGGCCACCTGGCGGGCCAGCTGCGAGTAGTGCCGCGCCATCAGGTTGCGCAGGCCACGGCGGCGGCCAGCGACCTGCACCAGCGTGCCCAGCAGGTGGCGCACGTCGGCGGCCGGCTGCTCCGACAGCAGGCAGCCCAGCAGCTGCTCCACCCGCTGGCAGCGCTCGTGCAGCTGGTCGATCTCGAAGACGATGTCCACCGAGACGCCGTACTCCTCCAGGTGGTCGACGATGCTGTCGGTGGCGCGGCGGCAGGTGTCCAGCAGCGCCCGCAGGTACACCGTGGCCTGCAGCGAGACCTCGCGCTCGCCGGCCAGCACCGCGCTGCGCACCTGCTCGGTGGCCAGTGGCAGCTGGCGGAACGGCTCCGAAGCCAGCAGCGCCGGGCTCATGCGCTGGCGCAGCGGCGGCGAGAAACCGGCCGCCTGCACCGCGCTCACCAGGATGGAGATGGCGTCCAGCAGCGTCTGCCGCCACACGGTGGGCTGGATGCCGGGGCGGGCCTCGGCCGGCGCCGCACTGGCGGCCGGCAGCGGCGTGGCCATCTCCTGCGGCATGGCGCCGCGCGGCACCACCAGCTGGGCGATGCGGTCCAGCAGTTCCTCGTCCAGCCGCTCGATCCAGTCGGCGTCGCTGCCGCGGAACAGCAGCGGAAACAGCGCCGCCAGGTCGCGCGTGGCCGGCGAGCCGGGCAGCACCTCGGCGCGCAGCCGCTGCCACAGCTCGCTGCGCAGCGCCATGCGGTGTGAGAAGCCGAAGTCGGCCAGCAGCGCGACGGCGTCGATCTCGCGCCAGAAGGCGTGGAACATCGCCTGCACCTGCGCCTTGTGCTCGGGGCTCTGGTCCAGCACCCGCAGCAGGTGGCGCAGGCGCAGCACCGGCATCGGCGTGCTGCGCTCGGGGCGGGCGGCGGCGCCTTCGGTGCCGGCAGCGGCCTCGCGCCGCGTGGGCACGTGGCGCAGCCACTCCATCAGGCGCACCAGCCACATGTGGCGTTCGGGCTGGGCGGCCCGGCCGTCTGCGGCGTTGAGCAACGCCGTCAGGTCCCAGGCGATCGTGGGTTTGGCGGCCGACACGGTGTGCGGGCCCGCGTCAGTGAAGCTGCTGCGGCTGCGCCAGCATGAATTCCGGGATCTCGGCCTCGAAGGGGTAGGCCTGCTCGGTCATGCAGAAGAAGGTGCCGCGCATGGTGCCCTGCGCGGTCGGGATGCGGGTCCAGCTGGTGTATTCGAAGCTCTGCCCCGGGGCCAGCAGCGGCTGCTTGCCCACCACGGCCAGGCCGCGCACCTCCTCGGTGTGGCCATGGGCGTCGGTGATCACCCAGTGCCGGGCCACCAGCTG encodes the following:
- the apaG gene encoding Co2+/Mg2+ efflux protein ApaG, encoding MANPEFRCTVKLQYLPEQSQDGQHAFAYTITIVNSGDVAAQLVARHWVITDAHGHTEEVRGLAVVGKQPLLAPGQSFEYTSWTRIPTAQGTMRGTFFCMTEQAYPFEAEIPEFMLAQPQQLH
- a CDS encoding site-specific recombinase, yielding MSAAKPTIAWDLTALLNAADGRAAQPERHMWLVRLMEWLRHVPTRREAAAGTEGAAARPERSTPMPVLRLRHLLRVLDQSPEHKAQVQAMFHAFWREIDAVALLADFGFSHRMALRSELWQRLRAEVLPGSPATRDLAALFPLLFRGSDADWIERLDEELLDRIAQLVVPRGAMPQEMATPLPAASAAPAEARPGIQPTVWRQTLLDAISILVSAVQAAGFSPPLRQRMSPALLASEPFRQLPLATEQVRSAVLAGEREVSLQATVYLRALLDTCRRATDSIVDHLEEYGVSVDIVFEIDQLHERCQRVEQLLGCLLSEQPAADVRHLLGTLVQVAGRRRGLRNLMARHYSQLARQVAERSAETGDHYITRTRQQYAGMLRRAAGGGLVIAGTTYVKFGVMALGLSAFWGGFWAGANYALSFVLIMLLHWTVATKQPAMTAPAMAAKLAEVRSAASTRGQADDVAAVEGFVDQVAHLIRSQVAGIVGNLAVCGPVVLAVQYLCQVAFGRPLVGPQEADYVLHSLTLLGPTPLYAAFTGVLLFASSLIAGWTENWFVFHRLDGAIAWNPRIVARLGPARAQRWANWWRHNISGLAANVSLGMMLGVVPVVAAFFGLPIEVRHVTLSTGQLAAAVGAHGASLLQTAPFWWCVAGIVLTGMLNLTVSFWLAFKVAMRSRGIRVRERKHIYAAIRRRLVTQPLSFLVPPKS
- the mltA gene encoding murein transglycosylase A; this translates as MHRAYRTLRATLGAAAAAVLAACTTTPLPPPDEPPRPAPAPTSPAAVATAPSVPAPASWPPGTLDRPNARWIPVGWSELPGWDGDRAADAWRAFVRGCERPAPGWSRLCAEALLSPPPADDGSARQWFMQRLQPYRIEALDRPDPDGLITGYFEPLVEASRLPRGNFRIPLHRAPADLGQRKPWWTRQQIDTLPAAQAALKGREIAYVADPLDALVLQIQGSGRMRVTEPDGRVQVLRVAFAGHNDQPYKSVGRWLIEQGELTPDTASWPAIREWARRNPRRVNEMLWSNPRTVFFREEPLPDPSAGPRGAQGVPLTPERSIAVDPRSVPYGTPVWLDTTEPLSNTPLRRLVLAQDTGTAIVGAVRADYFWGPGEVAEQQAGRMKQRLRMWALAPK